The sequence below is a genomic window from Stigmatopora nigra isolate UIUO_SnigA chromosome 16, RoL_Snig_1.1, whole genome shotgun sequence.
GAACAattctaaatcattttttaaagaaataattgacttttgtgatagcaaaaaatatatatttcatagaTTAGACACACAAACTCCATTTTTTATGACTccatttctcctttttttaacagtttaaaCATATTTCTCGTTTCAAAagacattattttacattttggtaaaatgttgttttgagtAGTGCTTTAAAAagagtgttgttgttgttttttgtgaggtttttttttgcggtGCGTTCAGGAGCAGGGGGGGGGGTCCTTGGGGAGCTTGATGGGATTAAGTGGGACACGGTGGCGGGCCATGTTGTCCAAATTGCTCATCAtacacacaaagacaaacagACGCCCtgtgcattgttgttgtttgcatGTGTTAGGCCACATTTGCATCCATTTTCCTATCATTTTAAATGGGACCAAATTGTCTCTGTCCGTGGTGCTgaacttgtatttattttaattcagtGGAAAGTTctcatatttagtttttagcATTCGAATTCTAcatattttttacttctaaaaGGCATGATTTAGACTAAATAATACGTTTTTACTAAAAAGgtgcattttaaaatgtcatttttaaagttaaatagagcctaaaaaatcaaatagtactttttggcatatttttaaaagcaaaGAATGAGCATTTAAGTCCATctgttcaaaatattttaataaagcttctttttttgttcccccTCGACAATCCAATACATACAAACGGGCCTTCAGTTCATAGAATAATAACTCAATTATATCTACACCATTCCACCTGACAACCATCGGATCTATTAAAATatctgccatttaaaaaaaaaataaaaagacacacCAGCATGTGCAACCACCAATAAATAAGAATCCTAAAATGGCCTTAGACGTGCCCCTGCAACAAAGTCCTAAAAAATAGACAATTGTGACATTCCACAAAgcgaattttaaaaaaaaaaatcaaagggaAAAGCAGCAATAAGGTtcgattttctttttcttttttttttgttcatttgtaggtcatttttttccgttCCACTCTTTGTAAAAGTGGGGGTAAAAAGTTGCCAGGTCCTCCACCCCCGTAAAAATCCCAAGAAAAGTCCAACGTAGTCATTCGAGGATCACTTTATGTACACCATCAAGTATGGAAATATTAGAAAAAGTCTCAGTATTGGGTCTCTAACCTTGGAAGGGAGGGTGCGAGCCGGTGTGGATGGAGTTTTGGGGGGGTTAAGGCTTGTCGGTGCACTGTTTGCACAAGCTGGAGGCGGCCGAGTTGAAGAGGGCGCACTTGTCCGGACACGACGAGGGGACGCTGGGGGGGAAGCTCGGGTAGCCCGGAGGGGGCGGAACTTGCGGTACGCCCACCGGGGGTGCCGTCTCGTAAGCCCCCAGGCCCGGTGGAGGGGCGGCTAGTGCCGTGGTCCCCGGAATGGCCGCCGCCGGGATAGCCTGGCCCTGGTTGAGATAGGCCACCAGTCGCCGCATCTCCTCCAAAGCTTGCGCCTGCATGAGGATGTAGTTCTTAGCCAGGAGGAGCGTAGCGATTTTGGACAGTTTGCGCACCGAGGGGCTGTGCGCGTACGGGATGACCCCCCGCAACTCATCCAGGGCGTCGTTGAGGTCGTGCATGCGCCGCCGCTCGCGTGCGTTGATGTTGAGGCGAAGGATCTTCTGCTCTTTGCTCTTCTTACCGCCAGAGCCGACGCCCCCTTCTGCTTTGCTCTTGCGCTCGGCGAGGAGGAGCACGTCTCCGCTGCACGAGCGCCCGTCGCTGTCGTCGTCGGGGCTCTGCTCGCCGCCGCTGCTGCTCTCGCCGGCTGCGGCAGCCGCGGCCGCCGCAGCCGCCGCCACCGAGGCGTCCCCGTACTTGACGCACAGGGAACCAGTTGGTAAACCCAGCGCGGACGCCCTCGCTCCGGCGAGTAACCCCGCCTGCATGGGGTCGCCGTCGGCTCGGTCGTAGCAGCCGGCCGACGGCGCCGATTCGCCCCGGTAAGGGTCCTGCATTTTCTTGGCCGAGACGGCGCTGAGAGTTTTGTGGAAGATGCTGTCGGAGCCAAAGTTGAACCTCCGGTTCATGGCCGCTCCTGGCTGGATGGCTGACTGGATGGCTGGCTGGCAACCCGGGAGGGAGGGACGGGATGACGGacggaaggacggacggacgggggttggggggggaaCTCTTGACGACGCGTCTCGCCCCGACGTTGCCCTTTCCGAGTTTGACGCCGTCACACTTGTCAAAACCTGACGGAGAGGAGGagacactctctctctctctccccttctccctttccctccctccctttctctctctctctctctctccctcttacTCATCTCACCCGGAGGCGGAGGTTGGCTTACCAAGAAACATTTGCCCATCGAAGCCCCCCGTTTAAGGCTTTAATGGACTCTTTGAACGCTGATACATTTCATTTAGAAATAATGaagcccactccccgtctccgcaACTTTTTCTTCCTTCGCCATCGCAAAAGTTTAAGCTTGCGCAAACGTTAATTTTCACTTTCTATTACTCAACCTTGGTGTTCCCGCCCTCTAGCGGACACGAACGTGCATTACAACTTAGTTGCATTTCTGCTCAGACACTAATGGTGAATTTTGGGACTTTCTGGACTGcttcttattcatttgttgCTTCCAGGTTATTTTTGAGCATTTCAGGTGACCTCTAGTGGATTTGGGAgcattttaacatttcattGGCGGCCATTAATGGCGTTGTTTTGATGGCAGAATGAACAAATGTGATTGCAGATAGGACACTGAGCAaagtgcagtaaaaaaaaaacttctgtgCCAAGTGACCGCTAGGCAGAACATCGTGGGCCACTTCGGGCCCACCAGCCGCAGGTTGGGCACCTCTTGATCTCGTGTATATTCCCGTTCCTCAGGCTTCCACGCCGTCCTCATTACCAAAGTGCTGACAGACCGGGGCCGTAATAGCGGCCCTGCCCCATCTTGTCTCATTAGGCCGAGCCGATTGGGCGTGAAGGTGTTCCCCAGACTTCCTCGTAACTCCTCCATAAGAGGAGGCTTTTCCAGTAGAAAGGTCAGGACTCAACCTCTCTCAGTTTGCCTTTTTGAATTTAGAAGTTAActggtgtgtgtgggtggtttTTTTGATTGTATCTTTTAGTTTGAGGGTCACAACTGGTTGGAAGAATATTTTCTGTCAGAGTTATGCAGACTTTCTAGTTTTGTCAGTTGCAGTTATGGTTGGTCAGGTGGTGATGGAGCTGGGAGCTTCAGATTGGTGCACTGCTGCCCCCTTGCGGTTTGAGTCTTGGTAGAATATTTAGTcatcaggaaaaaaattgtgTAATGGAATGCTAAAGCTTTAGTCATGTTTTTATTGTAATGGCAGTctcaatatatatatgtatgtatatgtgtatatatgtatgtatatgtgtatatatgtatgtatatgtgtatatatgtatgtatatgtgtatatatgtatgtatatgtgtatatatgtatgtatatgtgtatatatgtgtgtgtatactatgggtgtgtgtatatatgtgtatgtgtgtgcgtgtacatgtgtatgtgtatatgtgtatgtgtatatataagtataaatATTGCAAGATATGATAGCAATTTCACAAAATACACAATATCCCGTTTTATTTGTGTAACAACTCCAGGAAATAGTCCAGCGCTCTCTTTTTTGCAATGTGCCAATTGACAGTTTTGTATCACAAGGTGGCGCTGTTGACTGACTTGTGGTAAAATATCGAAAGCAAAGAAAGGAACGAGTGCGCTTAGGAATTTTGACACAAGCGTCATGACGCAGAATCTTAATATAGAAACGGTTGATCTTACTGCGGCgttttctaacttttttttgtcctcgtTTTCATTCCTGATAATCGTTAGAATTTTAATTGAAGCTTAATTGTTTTGCTTCTAACTCCATTTCCCACCGTGGCTTCTTGATTGCTTTCTTAATTGaaagaaataaaaggaaaatgagTCGGAGACGTGATTggaccaaccccccccccccacacacacacacacacacactcatcaaTGCTGGGcaatcttgtttattttttgttttaatgacaaaacagttgggGTCAAATTAGTGGATTTCGGATTGGCCATTTTTAATGCCCTTTTGGGACCTAAATGTTGCCCATGCGCCATAGATTgtaaaactttttcttttttttatattggctGATATTGACTGGGTGATGATGTCCAATACATGGAGGGTTGGTATTGATCatgtttagtttaaaaaatatatagaacatTTTTTGCTATGCAGATTTGAATTAGCaataaatgtcatatttttgttgGAATGAAATGCTCcaaattttcttttttgatAGGATGGATTTATTAAGTTATTtggtagggaaaaaaaaagttgcctcAGTGGTAAAGACTCAACTTATTGGAATAAGTCGTTTGAGATTCATTATAGTtttgaaattatacattttCCCCCATTTCCGTGCATTAGACCTTAATCTTCTAAATTTATTTGATAACAAATCCCCAATAAATATATTCAGATTAGTCGTAATAAACTGTAAAATAACTACTCTCCCCAACAGTCCACATTTTCCTTTTCAGTTTTCCTTTTATTGCTACGCATTGACGAACTAAAGTTGCAGTGCCTCTTCTCTCCACCGGAGGGCGTGTTGATCTCAAACC
It includes:
- the bhlhe22 gene encoding class E basic helix-loop-helix protein 22, whose protein sequence is MSKREREREREREGGKGRRGERERVSPPLRQVLTSVTASNSERATSGRDASSRVPPPTPVRPSFRPSSRPSLPGCQPAIQSAIQPGAAMNRRFNFGSDSIFHKTLSAVSAKKMQDPYRGESAPSAGCYDRADGDPMQAGLLAGARASALGLPTGSLCVKYGDASVAAAAAAAAAAAGESSSGGEQSPDDDSDGRSCSGDVLLLAERKSKAEGGVGSGGKKSKEQKILRLNINARERRRMHDLNDALDELRGVIPYAHSPSVRKLSKIATLLLAKNYILMQAQALEEMRRLVAYLNQGQAIPAAAIPGTTALAAPPPGLGAYETAPPVGVPQVPPPPGYPSFPPSVPSSCPDKCALFNSAASSLCKQCTDKP